Proteins found in one Pyrus communis chromosome 15, drPyrComm1.1, whole genome shotgun sequence genomic segment:
- the LOC137717059 gene encoding uncharacterized mitochondrial protein AtMg00310-like produces the protein MPKVDDPGKYLGIPTIWGRSKRDTLAYMKDRVMAKVTGWKRRFLSQAGKEVFIKAVAQAIVMYPMCVFRFPDKLCNEINAMVAQFWWVRADKDRGINWISWVDMGRPKRDCGIGFRNPKDFNVALLAKQRWRLIHNPDSLWARVLKERYFPNVSFLDARKRGIASWAWNSLLEGKDLILKGVRWQILGGHVSDFELISGSWISLRGTPPFPLIRMLTRR, from the coding sequence ATGCCAAAGGTGGATGACCCAGGGAAATACTTAGGAATTCCAACAATTTGGGGGAGATCAAAACGTGATACTCTTGCGTATATGAAGGATCGGGTGATGGCAAAGGTTACAGGGTGGAAAAGGCGATTCCTATCTCAGGCAGGGAAGGAAGTTTTCATCAAAGCAGTGGCCCAGGCAATTGTTATGTATCCCATGTGTGTCTTTCGTTTTCCGGATAAATTATGTAACGAAATTAATGCAATGGTGGCTCAATTCTGGTGGGTTAGGGCGGACAAAGACAGAGGGATTAATTGGATTAGTTGGGTGGATATGGGTAGGCCCAAGCGAGATTGTGGAATAGGGTTTCGTAATCCAAAGGATTTTAACGTAGCTCTACTTGCAAAGCAACGTTGGCGACTGATTCACAATCCAGACTCCCTGTGGGCTCGAGTTCTTAAAGAGAGGTATTTCCCTAATGTCTCTTTCCTGGATGCTAGGAAAAGAGGGATAGCTTCTTGGGCGTGGAATAGTCTTCTTGAGGGTAAGGACCTCATTCTTAAGGGGGTAAGATGGCAAATTTTGGGTGGACACGTGTCAGATTTTGAGTTGATAAGTGGATCCTGGATATCTCTGCGGGGCACCCCACCCTTCCCCTTAATTCGGATGTTAACACGGAGATGA
- the LOC137717057 gene encoding uncharacterized protein → MKWSPWLGGGTRRFHVKVSQLKLQGFNFEKEKDRVGVIEVKWKGYKPGGPEALVPFYGRSSSRHPRNYTSHRFLSRQVIEWDDEFQNLCNFGLKHGGNFSPWDLTFTLLYGESTEQKSNMAVFGTVSLNLAELASTMESQIRRKLSVTLKMEGTTACEATLLVCLSFAEVRNSHGSAGLGQDLAESDKGKLTRRVSYFRSFRKSSNERKSRGDRVTSDWHESFLPDSEGSPGNGLISSDVNADLNSRGESGSFPSHETQFDSREKSWFLRKRKWLNGRPPRRKVEPFVEKTSRAVDNILTDSVKESNSTAEYSSQSDHVLGNCTTSRWEEREVESRDGQAKLTTNVFFASFDQRSEKAAGESACTALVAVIAHWLHLHQHLMPTRSKFDSLITQGSSEWQKLCSNETNINLFPNKHFDLETVLEADLRPLDVSPEKSFIGFFSPEKFESLKGLMSFDDIWNEINKNTKSYEPRIYIVSWNDHFFVLKIEADAYYIIDSLGERLFEGCNQAYILKFDDSSIMHGKTKKVEDDSEERLEVICSGKECCRQFIKRFLAAIPLKELEEEEKKSAASILPLHRHLQIEFHYTSSSSSSSSSSSSSLSSTSASSLSTSSTYSLLR, encoded by the exons ATGAAGTGGTCGCCGTGGCTGGGTGGGGGAACAAGGAGGTTTCACGTGAAGGTGAGCCAATTGAAGCTGCAAGGGTTTAATTTTGAGAAGGAGAAAGATAGAGTTGGTGTGATTGAGGTGAAATGGAAAGGGTATAAGCCTGGAGGGCCTGAAGCTTTGGTTCCATTCTACGGAAGAAGTTCGTCGAGGCATCCGAGAAACTACACCAGCCACAGATTTTTGAGTCGTCAAGTCATTGAATGGGATGACGAATTTCAGAACCTCTGTAATTTTGGGTTGAAGCATGGTGGTAACTTTAGTCCTTGGGATTTGACTTTTACCCTGTTATAC GGAGAGAGTACAGAACAGAAGAGTAATATGGCGGTTTTCGGGACGGTTTCGTTGAATCTAGCAGAATTGGCATCGACAATGGAGTCTCAGATTCGGAGGAAGCTCTCTGTTACTTTGAAAATGGAGGGGACGACCGCCTGCGAAGCTACCCTTTTG GTTTGTCTAAGCTTTGCTGAGGTCAGAAACTCGCATGGCTCGGCAGGACTCGGTCAAGACTTGGCCGAGTCAGACAAGGGGAAGTTGACTCGAAGGGTAAGCTACTTCAGGAGCTTTAGAAAGTCAAGCAATGAGAGGAAGAGTCGTGGAGACCGAGTCACGAGTGACTGGCACGAGTCATTCTTGCCTGACTCAGAAGGGTCCCCGGGGAACGGACTCATATCCAGTGATGTCAATGCAGACTTGAATTCAAGGGGTGAGTCGGGATCGTTCCCGAGTCACGAGACTCAGTTTGACTCGAGGGAGAAGAGCTGGTTCTTGAGGAAGAGGAAGTGGTTGAATGGTAGACCGCCTAGGAGAAAAGTGGAGCCCTTTGTCGAGAAGACCAGTAGGGCTGTTGACAATATTCTCACCGATTCTGTAAAG GAATCAAATAGTACTGCTGAATATTCTTCACAATCAGATCATGTACTTGGAAATTGCACCACAAGTAGATGGGAAGAAAGGGAAGTAGAAAGCAGAGATGGGCAAGCAAAGCTCACGACCAATGTGTTCTTTGCCTCCTTTGATCAACGGAGTGAAAAGGCCGCCGGAGAGAGTGCCTGCACAGCGCTAGTTGCGGTTATTGCGCACTGGCTGCATTTGCATCAACACTTGATGCCTACAAGATCCAAATTCGACAGCCTCATCACACAAGGTTCCTCAGAGTGGCAAAAACTCTGCAGCAACGAGACCAACATAAACTTATTTCCCAACAAACACTTCGACCTTGAAACAGTTTTGGAAGCTGATCTTAGACCTCTCGATGTCTCGCCTGAGAAATCCTTTATCGGATTCTTCAGCCCCGAGAAGTTCGAGAGCTTGAAGGGACTCATGTCGTTTGATGACATAtggaatgaaataaataaaaacacaaagtcTTACGAACCGAGGATATACATAGTAAGTTGGAACGACCACTTTTTCGTTCTGAAGATTGAAGCCGATGCATACTATATCATTGACTCTTTGGGTGAGAGGCTCTTTGAGGGGTGTAACCAGGCATACATACTAAAATTCGACGATTCGAGCATCATGCAtgggaaaacaaagaaagtagaGGATGATTCAGAGGAAAGATTAGAAGTAATATGCAGTGGAAAAGAGTGCTGTAGACAGTTCATTAAAAGATTTCTTGCGGCAATACCACTTAAGGAGcttgaggaggaagagaaaaagaGTGCAGCTTCTATTTTACCTCTACACCGGCATTTGCAGATCGAGTTCCACtacacctcctcctcctcctcgtcaTCTTCGTCATCGTCATCATCGTTGTCGTCCACCTCCGCCTCCTCTTTGTCGACTTCTTCGACTTACTCTCTTCTCAGGTAA
- the LOC137717058 gene encoding uncharacterized protein — protein MTPKTYTKLLVPINQIIHDLKDKLWFKMLQPMIGDTSKMDQTKYCAFYRGPRHVTNNCTTWMKYIEKLVNEGKCNQYVNRLAAQPRKEDAEGVDFPYNDALVISAQLAHVIVDKIMVDNSSSVDILQLSVVQKIGLENTIKRKAEVLSGFKGLTSITIDIITLDVTSPLIVSSQTFMIINDPSPHNEILSLPGLVKNGAVTSIEYQNIQFRILG, from the exons ATGACACCCAAGACATACACCAAGCTTTTAGTCCCTATTAACCAGATCATTCACGACCTTAAAGACAAGCTGTGGTTTAAGATGCTGCAACCCATGATAGGGGACACCTCTAAGATGGACCAAACAAAGTATTGTGCATTCTATAGAGGTCCAAGGCACGTAACCAATAACTGCACCACATGGATGAAGTACATTGAGAAGCTCGTGAATGAAGGCAAGTGCAACCAGTATGTCAATAGGTTAGCTGCCCAGCCAAGGAAAGAA GATGCTGAGGGAGTAGACTTTCCCTACAACGACGCCTTGGTGATTTCTGCTCAACTGGCCCACGTCATCGTTGACAAAATTATGGTGGACAACAGTAGCTCAGTCGATATCCTACAACTATCAGTCGTCCAGAAAATAGGCCTGGAAAACACGATCAAACGCAAAGCAGAGGTCTTGTCCGGATTCAAGGGACTTACCTCAATTACCATTGACATAATCACGCTCGATGTAACCAGCCCTCTAATTGTTTCATCACAGACCTTCATGATCATCAACGACCCATCTCCTCATAACGAGATATTAAGCCTACCTGGGCTAGTGAAGAATGGAGCTGTGACCTCGATTGAGTATCAGAATATCCAATTTCGCATCCTAGGATGA